The proteins below come from a single bacterium genomic window:
- a CDS encoding pyruvate, phosphate dikinase (catalyzes the formation of phosphoenolpyruvate from pyruvate) produces DDIGGFLPHYLAEGLMADDPFQTIDQDGIGQLIDIGIQRGRATSKNLKIGICGEHGGEARSVEFCHKVGMNYVSCSPFRVPIARHAAAQAVIKQK; encoded by the coding sequence GGGATGATATCGGCGGATTCCTGCCTCATTACCTCGCGGAGGGTCTCATGGCCGATGATCCTTTCCAGACCATCGATCAGGACGGCATCGGGCAGCTCATCGATATCGGTATTCAGCGGGGCAGGGCCACGAGCAAGAACCTCAAGATCGGTATCTGCGGCGAGCACGGCGGCGAAGCCCGGTCGGTCGAGTTCTGCCACAAGGTGGGAATGAACTATGTATCCTGCTCGCCCTTCAGGGTACCGATAGCCCGTCATGCCGCCGCTCAGGCCGTTATCAAGCAGAAGTAA
- a CDS encoding DUF362 domain-containing protein: MNEIHLKYPRVAVACGGTREEAVRNALALVRDDIRAKIKGHVIVKPNFLSSVTYLASTQAGAVRPVLELLGETETDSVIIAEGGSRSTRQAFERFGYHELARDFDVQLIDLNHKGFSHSLTLVTETRGTHDIAFSDSAAGADTVISVAVAKTHDAAAVTLSLKNMMGCLRRVQRPRMHGIQLGTFAEEVGEFLWNVIEDHSWIIKAISWFVFRVVHIKRSIEQMQTHGAMPGLLSQVRAMAENLVRLGEVLMPDIAVIDAFEAMEGEGPGDGTPVSMKIAVAGTDPVACDAVMASMMGFDIADIGYLTLAHERGLGVADLDKIEVVGEDIEKHSRRFKPHSNFPYQKRWREAWSK, encoded by the coding sequence ATGAATGAGATACACCTGAAGTACCCCCGCGTTGCCGTTGCATGCGGCGGGACAAGGGAGGAAGCGGTCAGGAACGCCCTTGCGCTCGTTCGCGATGACATTCGGGCGAAGATAAAAGGGCATGTGATAGTCAAGCCGAATTTTCTCTCCTCGGTAACATACCTTGCCTCGACTCAGGCGGGTGCGGTACGGCCGGTGCTTGAACTCCTCGGGGAAACGGAGACCGATTCGGTTATAATCGCGGAAGGCGGATCGAGGTCAACCAGACAGGCGTTCGAGCGGTTCGGATATCACGAGTTGGCAAGGGATTTCGATGTACAACTTATCGACCTCAACCATAAGGGCTTCAGTCATTCATTGACACTGGTGACCGAGACCCGTGGAACACACGATATCGCCTTTTCCGATAGTGCTGCCGGGGCGGATACGGTCATTTCGGTTGCGGTCGCAAAAACCCATGACGCCGCTGCGGTGACCCTGTCCCTCAAGAACATGATGGGCTGTCTCCGACGGGTTCAGCGGCCTCGTATGCATGGAATTCAGCTCGGTACATTTGCCGAGGAGGTCGGAGAATTCCTCTGGAATGTCATCGAGGATCATTCGTGGATCATTAAAGCGATTTCATGGTTTGTTTTCCGCGTTGTGCATATCAAACGCTCGATAGAGCAGATGCAAACCCACGGTGCCATGCCCGGGCTTCTTTCGCAGGTGAGGGCGATGGCTGAAAATCTTGTCAGGCTCGGCGAAGTTCTCATGCCCGATATAGCGGTTATCGATGCCTTCGAGGCCATGGAGGGGGAGGGACCCGGCGATGGGACCCCCGTATCGATGAAAATTGCTGTTGCGGGAACCGATCCCGTTGCCTGCGATGCGGTCATGGCGTCGATGATGGGATTCGATATCGCGGATATCGGATATCTGACCCTGGCGCACGAACGGGGACTTGGCGTTGCGGACCTCGATAAAATCGAGGTTGTCGGCGAAGATATCGAAA